A genomic window from Fusarium verticillioides 7600 chromosome 5, whole genome shotgun sequence includes:
- a CDS encoding ATP-dependent RNA helicase DBP5, translated as MADLASRITKPDEAATEPPAESAPASTGELGQADGNIEDLGGSGLHEPEWDVEVSLSELQNNEATPFHSATTWQDLGLREDILKGLLSLNFLKPSKVQGRSLPLMLSDPPRNMLAQSQSGTGKTAAFVTAILSRVDFSKPDQPQALALAPSRELARQIEGVINAIGRFIENKKVAAAIPGALPRGEPVRASVIVGTPGTVMDIIRRRQLDVSQLRVLVLDEADNMLDQQGLGDQCLRVKNMLPKDIQVLLFSATFPENVMKYASKFAPNAHSLKLQRSELTVKGISQMFIDCPDDNTKYDILCKLYGLMTIGQSVIFVKTRESANEIQRRMVADGHKVSALHAAFDGFERDDLLSKFRQGENKVLITTNVLARGIDVSSVSMVINYDIPMKGRGDTEPDAETYLHRIGRTGRFGRVGVSISFVYDKKSFDALSKIAEQYGIDLVKLDTEDWDEAEERVKEVIKKNRAQASYAPSATEPKATEGA; from the exons ATGGCTGATCTTGCGAGCCGAATTACAAAGCCCGATGAGGCTGCCACGGAGCCTCCAGCCGAAAGTGCTCCCGCCTCTACTGGCGAACTTGGCCAAGCCGACGGCAACATCGAGGACCTCGGGGGCTCTGGTCTCCATGAGCCTGAATGGGATGTCGAGGTCTCCCTTAGCGAGCTACAGAACAATGAAGCTACCCCCTTCCACTCTGCCACCACCTGGCAGGATCTCGGCCT CCGTGAGGATATTCTGAAGGGTCTCCTCAGCCTTAACTTTCTGAAGCCCTCCAAAGTACAAGGCAGATCTCTTCCGCTGATGCTTAGCGATCCACCGCGAAACATGTTGGCGCAGTCTCAGTCTGGCACTGGCAAAACCGCTGCCTTTGTGACCGCGATATTGTCGCGAGTTGACTTCAGCAAACCTGACCAGCCCCaagctcttgctcttgcaCCTAGCCGAGAACTGGCGCGACAAATTGAAGGAGTTATCAACGCCATAGGTCGCTTTATCGAGAATAAGaaggttgctgctgcgatCCCTGGCGCCCTCCCTCGCGGAGAACCCGTCAGAGCTAGTGTCATTGTCGGTACTCCAGGTACAGTGATGGATATCATTCGACGCAGACAGTTGGATGTCTCTCAGCTCCGcgtccttgtccttgatgaggccgaCAACATGCTGGATCAGCAAGGACTCGGGGACCAGTGCCTTAGGGTCAAGAA CATGCTCCCCAAGGACATTCAGGTCCTTCTTTTTTCGGCCACCTTCCCCGAGAATGTCATGAAATATGCCAGCAAGTTCGCGCCTAACGCTCATAGTCTTAAGTTGCAGCGTAGTGAGCTCACAGTCAAGGGCATTTCTCAAATGTTCATCGACTGCCCAGATGACAACACCAAGTACGATATTCTCTGTAAGCTTTATGGGTTGATGACCATCGGCCAGTCagtcatcttcgtcaag ACACGAGAAAGCGCCAACGAGATTCAGAGGCGGATGGTAGCAGATGGTCACAAGGTCTCTGCACTCCATGCCGCATTTGATGGATTCGAGCGAGATGATCTTTTGTCCAAATTTCGCCAGGGCGAGAACAAGGTTCTCATTACCACCAACGTTTTGGctcgtggtatcgatgttTCCAGTGTATCCATGGTTATCAACTATGACATTCCCATGAAGGGAAGAGGCGACACTGAACCAGATGCCGAGACTTATCTGCACCGTATCGGCCGAACCGGTCGATTTGGCCGTGTCGGGGTCAGCATCAGCTTCGTTTACGATAAGAAAAGTTTCGATGCCTTGAGCAAGATTGCCGAGCAGTATGGTATTGACTTGGTCAAGCTCGATACCGAGGATTGGGATGAGGCGGAGGAACGAGTGAAGgaagtcatcaagaagaacagagcTCAAGCTTCGTATGCCCCTAGTGCGACTGAGCCCAAGGCTACCGAGGGTGCCTAG
- a CDS encoding DNA-3-methyladenine glycosylase II codes for MSTLLLRRHTSLALQQFTSYSQILGTRIGLSSTHIMVTTRRSSRISAQPASMKESLEKPRSTAAGRKRKAAAVEDEPEAPSTPPPRKRAQDEPAISAVPPPKTPTPAAAGLFAEPTCITKKPRTAAVTRLANPRLTNATLLSPETSRLVTSRDIDNLSPSKAPQAKTTTENLLKEACDYLVTVDPRMKPLVESHHCRVFSPEGLAEKIDPFENLSSGIISQQVSGAAAKSIKAKFLTLFEEQPGNRFPHPSQVASKSIDELRTAGLSQRKAEYIKGLAEKFVSGELSAQMLHDASDAEVMEKLIAVRGLGKWSVEMFACFGLKRMDVFSLGDLGVQRGGGKWKYMSEQDMTELSIKFSPYRSLFMWYMWRVEETDISTME; via the exons ATGTCCACGTTGCTCTTACGACGTCATACCTCCCTGGCTTTGCAGCAATTCACATCATATTCACAAATACTCGGAACAAGGATAGGACTCAGTTCGACGCACATCATGGTCACCACAAGGCGATCCTCACGCATCAGCGCCCAGCCTGCTTCCATGAAGGAGTCACTGGAGAAACCAAGATCGACGGCGGCAGGTCGGAAGCGTAAAGCAGCTGCAGTTGAGGACGAACCCGAAGcaccttcaacaccaccccCAAGGAAGCGAGCACAAGACGAACCTGCAATATCAGCTGTTCCGCCACCAAAGACACCAAcgcctgctgctgctgggctCTTTGCTGAGCCGACTtgcatcaccaagaagcctCGTACTGCGGCCGTTACACGACTTGCAAACCCCAGGCTGACAAACGCAACACTACTCTCACCAGAGACGTCACGTCTTGTTACCTCACGGGACATTGATAATTTATCGCCCAGCAAGGCACCCCAGGCCAAGACGACAACAGAGAATCTCCTTAAAGAGGCATGCGACTATCTGGTCACAGTTGATCCTCGCATGAAACCTCTTGTAGAGAGCCACCACTGCAGAGTTTTCTCACCAGAGGGACTGGCAGAGAAGATAGACCCATTTGAGAACCTCTCCAGTGGCATCATTAGCCAGCAGGTATCAGGAGCTGCAGCCAAGTCTATAAAGGCCAAGTTTCTCACATTGTTCGAGGAGCAACCAGGAAACCGATTCCCTCACCCCTCCCAGGTGGCTTCCAAGTCGATCGACGAGCTCCGTACAGCAGGTCTATCGCAACGCAAAGCCGAGTACATCAAAGGTCTCGCAGAAAAGTTCGTCAGTGGAGAACTTAGTGCTCAAATGCTCCATGATGCTTCGGATGCAGAGGTCATGGAAAAGCTGATTGCCGTGAGAGGCCTTGGGAAGTGGTCCGTTGAGATGTTTGCATGCTTCGGGCTCAAAAGGATGGACGTCTTTTCACTCGGTGATCTAGGCGTTCAGAGAG GCGGTGGTAAATGGAAGTACATGTCGGAGCAGGATATGACTGAGCTGTCGATTAAGTTCTCGCCATATCGAAGTCTCTTCATGTGGTATATGTGGCGAGTCGAGGAGACCGATATCAGTACAATGGAATAA
- a CDS encoding vacuolar-sorting protein SNF7 produces MWGWFGGAAAQKRKDTPKNAILGLRAQLDMLQKRERHLQTQIDEQDATARKNVSTNKNAAKAALRRKKTHEHALEQTVAQIGTLEQQINSIESANINKETLAAMSNANAAMKQIYGGLTVDKVDATMDELREHNAMSDEIVNAITSNSLGEPIDEDELENELDELQQEQLDEQMLKTGTVPVSDAVHKLPTPAREEPVSSKKQAVEEDDEEAELRKLQAEMAM; encoded by the exons ATGTGGGGTTGGTTTGGTGGCGCCGCGGCCCAAAAACGCAAGGACACGCCCAAGAATGCGATCCTCGGGCTGCGAGCGCAGCTTGACATGTTGCAGAAGCGCGAGAGACATCTCCAGACTCAGATCGACGAGCAGGATGCTACGGCACGCAAGAATGTGAGCACCAACAAGAACG CGGCCAAAGCGGCCTTGAGGCGCAAGAAGACACACGAGCACGCGCTCGAGCAAACTGTTGCACAGATCGGTACACTAGAGCAGCAGATCAACTCGATCGAGTCCgccaatatcaacaaggagACTCTGGCAGCCATGAGCAACGCCAACGCGGCCATGAAGCAGATATACGGAGGTCTCACGGTGGACAAGGTTGATGCGACGAT GGATGAACTGCGTGAGCACAATGCAATGAGCGACGAGATTGTTAACGCAATCACCTCGAACTCATTAGGCGAGCCGAtcgacgaggatgagctggagaacGAACTGGATGAGCTACAACAGGAGCAGCTCGACGAACAGATGCTCAAGACGGGCACCGTCCCCGTGTCAGATGCTGTGCATAAGCTACCCACGCCGGCCAGGGAAGAGC CCGTGTCAAGCAAGAAGCAGGCAGTcgaagaggatgacgaggaagccgAACTTCGGAAGTTGCAGGCTGAAATGGCCATGTGA
- a CDS encoding DNA-3-methyladenine glycosylase II yields MSTLLLRRHTSLALQQFTSYSQILGTRIGLSSTHIMVTTRRSSRISAQPASMKESLEKPRSTAAGRKRKAAAVEDEPEAPSTPPPRKRAQDEPAISAVPPPKTPTPAAAGLFAEPTCITKKPRTAAVTRLANPRLTNATLLSPETSRLVTSRDIDNLSPSKAPQAKTTTENLLKEACDYLVTVDPRMKPLVESHHCRVFSPEGLAEKIDPFENLSSGIISQQVSGAAAKSIKAKFLTLFEEQPGNRFPHPSQVASKSIDELRTAGLSQRKAEYIKGLAEKFVSGELSAQMLHDASDAEVMEKLIAVRGLGKWSVEMFACFGLKRMDVFSLGDLGVQRGMAAFVGRDIAKLKAKGGGKWKYMSEQDMTELSIKFSPYRSLFMWYMWRVEETDISTME; encoded by the coding sequence ATGTCCACGTTGCTCTTACGACGTCATACCTCCCTGGCTTTGCAGCAATTCACATCATATTCACAAATACTCGGAACAAGGATAGGACTCAGTTCGACGCACATCATGGTCACCACAAGGCGATCCTCACGCATCAGCGCCCAGCCTGCTTCCATGAAGGAGTCACTGGAGAAACCAAGATCGACGGCGGCAGGTCGGAAGCGTAAAGCAGCTGCAGTTGAGGACGAACCCGAAGcaccttcaacaccaccccCAAGGAAGCGAGCACAAGACGAACCTGCAATATCAGCTGTTCCGCCACCAAAGACACCAAcgcctgctgctgctgggctCTTTGCTGAGCCGACTtgcatcaccaagaagcctCGTACTGCGGCCGTTACACGACTTGCAAACCCCAGGCTGACAAACGCAACACTACTCTCACCAGAGACGTCACGTCTTGTTACCTCACGGGACATTGATAATTTATCGCCCAGCAAGGCACCCCAGGCCAAGACGACAACAGAGAATCTCCTTAAAGAGGCATGCGACTATCTGGTCACAGTTGATCCTCGCATGAAACCTCTTGTAGAGAGCCACCACTGCAGAGTTTTCTCACCAGAGGGACTGGCAGAGAAGATAGACCCATTTGAGAACCTCTCCAGTGGCATCATTAGCCAGCAGGTATCAGGAGCTGCAGCCAAGTCTATAAAGGCCAAGTTTCTCACATTGTTCGAGGAGCAACCAGGAAACCGATTCCCTCACCCCTCCCAGGTGGCTTCCAAGTCGATCGACGAGCTCCGTACAGCAGGTCTATCGCAACGCAAAGCCGAGTACATCAAAGGTCTCGCAGAAAAGTTCGTCAGTGGAGAACTTAGTGCTCAAATGCTCCATGATGCTTCGGATGCAGAGGTCATGGAAAAGCTGATTGCCGTGAGAGGCCTTGGGAAGTGGTCCGTTGAGATGTTTGCATGCTTCGGGCTCAAAAGGATGGACGTCTTTTCACTCGGTGATCTAGGCGTTCAGAGAGGTATGGCTGCATTCGTGGGGCGTGATATTGCCAAGCTAAAGGCCAAAGGCGGTGGTAAATGGAAGTACATGTCGGAGCAGGATATGACTGAGCTGTCGATTAAGTTCTCGCCATATCGAAGTCTCTTCATGTGGTATATGTGGCGAGTCGAGGAGACCGATATCAGTACAATGGAATAA
- a CDS encoding mannan polymerase II complex ANP1 subunit, whose protein sequence is MLLPGGGLSWKAAKAQMPPSRILRSNLTRSRLLLLIGVTGIVMLLYRTFRAPPPGPQNVRCWGPNKSPMEMTPNEHALWNAHMQTPVLFNHHKPLKVESPSIQHIDLNPITSSPQAIIRNERVLILTPLKDAAPFLKNYFKLIAELTYPHRLIDLAFLISDSKDDTLAILASELDHLQKRKDEVPFNSITVVEKNFHFHLSQDAEQRHGFEVQAPRRKAMAKARNYLLATALKPEHSWVYWRDVDIEQAPRRIIEDFVAHDRDILVPNIWFHRFEKGVDIEGRFDYNSWIESDKGRKLANSLPKDTVIVEGYKEFDTGREYMCKMGDWRENKDVEVELDGIGGVNILVKADVHRSGINFPAYAFENQAETEGFAKMAKRAGYQVIGLPNYIVWHYDTQEKGGNL, encoded by the exons ATGCTTCTTCCTGGTGGTGGACTGAGCTGGAAGGCCGCAAAGGCCCAAATGCCTCCAAGCAGAATATTGCGAAGCAATTTGACACGATCACGACTACTTCTCCTAATAGGCGTTACTGGCATTGTGATGCTGCTGTACCGTACTTTCCGAGCACCACCCCCTGGGCCACAAAA TGTTCGTTGCTGGGGCCCAAACAAGTCACCAATGGAAATGACACCGAACGAACATGCTCTATGGAATGCACACATGCAGACACCGGTCCTCTTCAACCATCACAAACCACTAAAAGTCGAATCTCCTTCGATCCAGCACATCGACCTGAACCCGATCACCTCGAGCCCACAGGCCATCATCCGAAACGAACGAGTATTGATCTTGACACCTCTCAAGGACGCCGCCCCTTTCCTCAAGAACTACTTCAAACTCATCGCAGAGCTCACTTACCCGCACCGCCTGATCGATCTCGCTTTCTTAATATCTGACTCGAAGGACGATACACTCGCTATCCTTGCTTCCGAGCTTGACCACCTACAAAAGCGGAAGGACGAAGTGCCATTCAACAGTATTACTGTTGTCGAAAAGAATTTCCATTTTCACCTCAGCCAGGATGCAGAGCAGAGACATGGATTTGAGGTACAAGCGCCACGTCGCAAAGCCATGGCTAAGGCAAGAAACTACCTCTTGGCTACAGCTCTGAAGCCAGAGCACTCATGGGTGTACTGGCGTGACGTTGATATTGAACAAGCACCGAGACGGATCATTGAAGATTTTGTTGCGCACGATAGAGATATTCTCGTGCCCA ACATTTGGTTCCACAGGTTCGAGAAGGGTGTTGATATCGAAGGTCGAT TCGACTACAATTCATGGATCGAGTCCGACAAAGGCCGAAAGCTCGCCAACAGCCTGCCCAAAGACACAGTCATTGTCGAAGGCTATAAGGAATTTGACACTGGGCGCGAATACATGTGCAAGATGGGGGATTGGCGCGAAAACAaagatgtcgaggttgaacTGGATGGTATTGGCGGTGTCAACATTCTGGTCAAGGCAGACGTTCATCGATCAG GCATCAACTTTCCAGCGTATGCTTTTGAAAACCAGGCCGAGACCGAAGgctttgccaagatggctaAGCGTGCCGGCTATCAAGTTATTGGTCTCCCAAACTACATCGTATGGCATTACGATACACAAGAGAAGGGTGGTAACTTATGA